The following proteins come from a genomic window of Microbacterium lemovicicum:
- a CDS encoding CitMHS family transporter, with product MDITALNRVITAADEGYDLAFVPSEGILVALGFTMVLAFMALIMTRRLTPMVALILVPTVFGLFAGAGLGLGDMIIDSIGKLAPTAALLMFAIMYFGIMIDVGLFDPLIRVITRLLGDDPAKVVLGTAILAGAVSLDGDGSTTFIITTSAMLPIYLRLGMSPVVLTCVAGLMNGTLNIVPWGGPTVRAASALGLQPTDIFVPMLPSLAAGLIVSLTFAWFLGLSERKRLAGSIDTTKLDATKKDGFFGGPAIFRGADPKPGARATLRTGNLVTVSGSRAPMTATGVVDASDTAMADTMLDPNRKTLRPKLIWFNLVLTLAVMVLLVLDLFPLPYIFMVGAAVALVVNFPKLKGQADEIVAHAPSIVGVVSMVLAAGVLVGVLNGTGMVDAMANWVTTVIPSSMGPFLAVITGVLSIPFTFFMSNDAFYFGILPILAESAATYGIEPVEMARASITGQPVHLQSPLVPAILLLVSLANVNLGDHHKKVLWRATIVSLVMLAVGVLVGSIPLAA from the coding sequence CGGCGACTCACGCCCATGGTGGCGCTGATCCTCGTGCCCACGGTCTTCGGCCTCTTCGCCGGCGCCGGACTGGGACTCGGCGACATGATCATCGACTCGATCGGCAAGCTGGCGCCCACCGCCGCCCTGCTGATGTTCGCCATCATGTACTTCGGCATCATGATCGACGTCGGGCTCTTCGACCCGCTCATCCGCGTCATCACCCGCCTCCTCGGCGACGACCCCGCCAAGGTCGTGCTCGGCACCGCCATCCTCGCCGGCGCGGTGTCGCTCGACGGTGACGGCTCCACCACGTTCATCATCACGACCTCGGCGATGCTGCCGATCTACCTGCGCCTGGGCATGAGTCCGGTCGTCCTGACGTGCGTGGCCGGCCTCATGAACGGCACGCTGAACATCGTGCCGTGGGGCGGTCCGACGGTCCGCGCCGCCAGCGCGCTCGGCCTGCAGCCCACAGACATCTTCGTGCCGATGCTGCCGTCGCTCGCCGCCGGTCTGATCGTCTCGCTGACCTTCGCCTGGTTCCTGGGCCTGTCGGAGCGCAAGCGCCTCGCCGGCTCGATCGACACCACGAAGCTCGACGCCACCAAGAAGGACGGCTTCTTCGGCGGCCCGGCGATCTTCCGCGGCGCCGACCCCAAGCCCGGCGCCCGTGCGACACTGCGCACCGGCAATCTCGTCACCGTCTCGGGCAGCCGCGCGCCGATGACCGCGACCGGCGTGGTCGACGCGAGTGACACCGCGATGGCAGACACGATGCTCGATCCGAACCGCAAGACGCTGCGGCCGAAGCTGATCTGGTTCAACCTCGTGCTCACGCTGGCGGTCATGGTGCTGCTGGTGCTCGACCTCTTCCCGCTGCCCTACATCTTCATGGTCGGCGCCGCGGTGGCCCTGGTCGTCAACTTCCCGAAGCTCAAGGGCCAGGCCGACGAGATCGTCGCCCACGCTCCGTCCATCGTCGGCGTCGTCTCGATGGTGCTGGCTGCCGGCGTGCTCGTGGGCGTCCTCAACGGCACCGGGATGGTCGACGCGATGGCGAACTGGGTGACCACCGTCATCCCGTCGTCGATGGGCCCGTTCCTCGCCGTCATCACCGGCGTGCTGTCGATCCCGTTCACGTTCTTCATGTCGAACGACGCGTTCTACTTCGGCATCCTGCCGATCCTCGCCGAGAGCGCAGCGACGTACGGCATCGAACCCGTCGAGATGGCGCGGGCGTCGATCACCGGCCAGCCCGTGCACCTGCAGAGCCCGCTCGTGCCGGCCATCCTGCTGCTGGTGTCGCTCGCGAACGTCAACCTCGGCGACCACCACAAGAAGGTGCTGTGGCGCGCGACGATCGTCTCGCTCGTGATGCTGGCCGTCGGCGTGCTGGTCGGGTCCATCCCGCTCGCGGCCTAG
- a CDS encoding IS481 family transposase, with amino-acid sequence MSHANAALTPRARLRLARLVVDDRWPVIVAAKMFMVSPVTARKWAARYRAEGAAGMVDRSSRPRSMPTRTPPDVVKRIVRLRWRRRLGPVQIGGELGLPASTVHAVLVRARINRLSHIDRVTGEPIRRYEHPHPGSLIHVDVTKFGNIPDGGGHKFLSRQQSKANARDQAVRTGERGRHYRPLIGTAFLHTVIDDHSRVAYIEVCADEKAVTAIGVLERAVTWFAERGVTVERVLSDNGSAYRSHAWKDACTQLGIRHKRTRPYRPQTNGKIERLHRTLADGWAYARFYSSETERRAALPGWLHFYNHHRTHSAIGGPPISRLNNLPGHHT; translated from the coding sequence GTGTCCCACGCTAATGCTGCTCTGACTCCGCGCGCTCGACTTCGGTTGGCGCGGCTCGTCGTCGATGATCGGTGGCCGGTGATCGTCGCGGCCAAGATGTTCATGGTCTCGCCCGTGACTGCCCGAAAGTGGGCGGCCCGATATCGGGCCGAGGGCGCTGCGGGGATGGTGGATCGCTCCAGTCGCCCGCGGTCGATGCCGACCAGAACACCACCGGATGTCGTCAAACGAATCGTCAGGTTGCGATGGCGGCGACGGCTCGGACCTGTGCAGATCGGCGGCGAACTGGGGTTGCCGGCATCGACAGTTCACGCGGTGCTCGTGCGCGCCCGGATCAACCGGCTCAGCCATATCGACCGCGTCACCGGCGAGCCGATCCGACGCTACGAGCACCCGCACCCGGGTTCGCTTATCCACGTCGACGTCACCAAGTTCGGCAACATCCCCGACGGCGGCGGACACAAGTTCCTCAGCCGCCAGCAGAGCAAAGCCAACGCCCGCGACCAAGCCGTCCGAACCGGGGAACGCGGCCGCCACTACCGCCCTCTCATCGGCACCGCGTTCCTGCACACCGTGATCGACGACCACTCCCGCGTCGCCTACATCGAGGTCTGCGCAGACGAGAAGGCCGTCACGGCGATCGGCGTGCTCGAGCGCGCAGTCACCTGGTTCGCTGAACGCGGCGTCACCGTCGAGCGCGTGCTCTCCGACAACGGCTCGGCCTACCGATCCCACGCCTGGAAAGACGCCTGCACCCAGCTCGGGATCCGCCACAAACGAACTCGCCCCTACCGGCCGCAGACCAACGGGAAGATCGAGCGCCTGCACCGCACCCTCGCCGACGGATGGGCCTACGCCCGCTTCTACTCCTCAGAAACCGAACGACGCGCTGCCTTGCCCGGTTGGCTGCACTTCTACAATCATCACCGAACCCACTCCGCCATCGGCGGCCCACCCATCAGCAGACTCAACAACCTGCCTGGACATCACACCTAG
- a CDS encoding sucrase ferredoxin: MTDAGTPVEWRPCSDRARERSDPLAGTGPRGIRWLLIEVPAAWGPKAFLDPPFDPVLGRAIVTRAEAEGMRVLAIRRTGRERHGDAPGGAWAIADSRPGQESMRWGRYADLEELRDVPLDGSSGVASDRLVFGVCTHGRHDQCCAVRGRQVVAGLAAAYPEETWECSHLGGDRFAGTMVMLPHGLYYGYADDADAAAIAAATLDGRVVDEFYRGRSSLSHPVQAAQHFAREALGGDRVDDWAPLAEARTEDGWTVTLQGSAGPVEIALGEEASEPLLSTCAARRPVQVRHYRLDGIRDEAPAA; the protein is encoded by the coding sequence GTGACCGACGCCGGCACGCCGGTCGAGTGGCGACCGTGCAGCGATCGGGCCCGCGAGCGGAGCGATCCGCTCGCCGGAACCGGGCCGCGCGGCATCCGCTGGCTGCTCATCGAGGTCCCCGCGGCCTGGGGGCCCAAGGCCTTCCTCGACCCGCCGTTCGATCCGGTGCTCGGGCGCGCGATCGTCACCCGCGCGGAGGCGGAGGGCATGCGGGTGCTCGCCATCCGCCGCACGGGCCGGGAGCGGCACGGCGACGCGCCCGGCGGCGCGTGGGCGATCGCCGACTCGCGCCCCGGGCAGGAGAGCATGCGCTGGGGCCGCTACGCCGACCTCGAGGAGCTGCGAGACGTGCCGCTCGACGGAAGCTCCGGCGTGGCATCCGACCGTCTCGTCTTCGGCGTCTGCACCCACGGCCGACACGACCAGTGCTGCGCCGTCCGCGGCCGCCAGGTCGTCGCGGGGCTCGCCGCTGCATACCCGGAGGAGACGTGGGAGTGCTCGCACCTCGGCGGCGACCGCTTCGCCGGCACGATGGTCATGCTGCCGCACGGGCTGTACTACGGCTACGCCGATGACGCGGATGCTGCGGCCATCGCCGCCGCGACGCTCGACGGCCGCGTGGTCGATGAGTTCTACCGCGGCCGCAGCTCGCTGAGTCACCCGGTGCAGGCCGCCCAGCACTTCGCCCGCGAGGCTCTGGGCGGCGATCGCGTCGACGACTGGGCGCCCCTGGCGGAGGCGCGCACCGAGGACGGCTGGACCGTCACCCTGCAGGGGTCGGCCGGACCGGTCGAGATCGCGCTCGGCGAGGAGGCGTCCGAACCTCTCCTCTCGACATGCGCGGCCCGGCGCCCGGTGCAGGTGCGGCACTACCGGCTGGACGGCATCCGCGACGAGGCTCCGGCCGCCTGA